The following are from one region of the Halorussus rarus genome:
- a CDS encoding nucleotide-binding protein yields the protein MVEAFAVASGKGGTGKTTTTVALGMALAEEYDVTVVDADTGMANLLFHTGLTDADATLHDLLVADEAERGEVSVDDAVYERFGMSVVPCGTSLAAFEAADPDRLRAVIADLAADTDVLLLDSPAALGSKSAVLPVVLADRAVVVLQPTIPALSDGLKVQEYAHSYGTDTAGVVFNKVHDPGGAAGVTEKAERYFDGPTLAAVPDADAARSARRAGEPLLAHAPDSEAARAYREAAAALDVRPGGSDDVADRFRSAVVPDSP from the coding sequence ATGGTCGAGGCGTTCGCGGTAGCCAGCGGCAAGGGCGGCACCGGCAAGACCACGACCACGGTGGCGCTCGGGATGGCGCTGGCAGAGGAGTACGACGTGACCGTCGTCGACGCCGACACCGGGATGGCGAACCTGCTCTTCCACACCGGCCTGACCGACGCCGACGCCACGCTTCACGACCTGCTCGTCGCCGACGAGGCCGAGCGGGGCGAGGTGTCGGTCGACGACGCCGTCTACGAGCGGTTCGGGATGTCGGTCGTGCCGTGCGGCACCAGCCTCGCCGCCTTCGAGGCGGCCGACCCCGACCGACTCCGCGCGGTGATCGCCGACCTCGCGGCCGACACCGACGTCCTGCTGCTGGACTCGCCCGCCGCGCTCGGGTCGAAGAGCGCGGTCCTGCCGGTCGTGCTCGCCGACCGCGCGGTGGTCGTGCTCCAGCCCACGATTCCGGCGCTCAGCGACGGCCTGAAGGTCCAGGAGTACGCCCACTCCTACGGCACCGACACCGCGGGCGTGGTGTTCAACAAGGTCCACGACCCCGGCGGCGCGGCGGGCGTCACCGAGAAGGCCGAGCGCTACTTCGACGGCCCGACGCTGGCGGCGGTGCCCGACGCCGACGCCGCCCGGTCGGCTCGCCGCGCCGGCGAACCCCTGCTCGCCCACGCCCCGGACAGCGAGGCTGCCCGGGCGTACCGCGAGGCCGCCGCGGCGCTCGACGTTCGCCCGGGCGGATCGGACGACGTGGCCGACCGCTTCCGGAGCGCCGTAGTTCCCGACTCGCCATGA
- a CDS encoding ABC transporter substrate-binding protein: protein MVNDGSGTGEKRTTGKRTGAGGNNDKKAAGVDRRRFLQFAGAGVATASLAGCTGGSQSSDANQQLDGPIKIGVLAPEPGNNPIGASIANSAKLAANQLNEDGGVLGSNVEVVVKDTKEDPATGQRAYQELTVGEQVDLTTGVFTSEVQLNLMSSIAQQQTLHLNTGAASPETTRRVAENYDRFKYYFRTGPVNSHYLGQNMVDFATANFESMGWDSVAILAEDYTWTEPISEALNGSLGDAGIDVPVNQRYAGGTENFSPIYDEVASADVDAAYVVMAHTGTSAVVQWAKQQRPFGFGGIHVPMQLPSYYGSVNGACRYAVTQNSATPTSEITDKTVPYANAYQEANGKYPVYTGYITFDAVKMYAQAVQQAGSKEAGQVIPKLENMSFTGTTTANLEFYGQDHQYPHDVKYGKEYAWPLWLQWREAEGSGSQQVIWPDDLSTTEYQSPPWV, encoded by the coding sequence ATGGTTAACGATGGTAGCGGAACGGGCGAGAAACGGACAACTGGAAAGCGGACTGGGGCAGGAGGAAACAATGATAAGAAGGCGGCGGGCGTCGACCGGCGTCGGTTCCTCCAGTTCGCCGGGGCGGGCGTGGCGACGGCGTCGCTCGCGGGCTGCACGGGCGGGAGCCAGTCGAGCGACGCGAACCAGCAGCTCGACGGGCCGATAAAGATCGGCGTGCTCGCGCCCGAACCCGGGAACAACCCGATCGGCGCGTCGATAGCGAACTCGGCGAAGCTCGCGGCGAACCAGCTCAACGAGGACGGCGGCGTCCTCGGCTCGAACGTCGAGGTTGTCGTGAAGGACACCAAGGAGGACCCCGCGACCGGCCAGCGGGCGTACCAGGAGCTGACCGTCGGCGAGCAGGTGGACCTGACGACCGGCGTGTTCACCAGCGAGGTCCAGCTGAACCTGATGTCCTCGATCGCCCAGCAGCAGACGCTCCACCTGAACACCGGGGCGGCCTCGCCCGAGACGACCCGCCGGGTCGCGGAGAACTACGACCGGTTCAAGTACTACTTCCGGACCGGCCCGGTCAACTCCCACTACCTCGGCCAGAACATGGTCGACTTCGCGACGGCCAACTTCGAGTCGATGGGGTGGGACTCGGTCGCCATCCTGGCCGAGGACTACACCTGGACCGAGCCAATCTCGGAGGCGCTCAACGGGTCGCTCGGCGACGCGGGCATCGACGTCCCGGTCAACCAGCGCTACGCCGGCGGGACCGAGAACTTCTCGCCCATCTACGACGAGGTGGCGAGCGCGGACGTCGACGCGGCGTACGTCGTGATGGCCCACACCGGCACCTCCGCGGTGGTCCAGTGGGCCAAGCAGCAGCGGCCGTTCGGGTTCGGCGGCATCCACGTGCCGATGCAGCTGCCCTCCTACTACGGGTCGGTCAACGGCGCGTGCCGGTACGCGGTGACCCAGAACTCCGCGACGCCGACCAGCGAGATCACCGACAAGACGGTGCCGTACGCCAACGCCTACCAGGAGGCCAACGGGAAGTACCCCGTCTACACCGGCTACATCACCTTCGACGCGGTGAAGATGTACGCCCAGGCGGTCCAGCAGGCCGGCAGCAAGGAGGCGGGGCAGGTCATCCCCAAGCTCGAGAACATGTCCTTCACCGGCACCACGACCGCGAACTTGGAGTTCTACGGGCAGGACCACCAGTACCCCCACGACGTGAAGTACGGGAAGGAGTACGCGTGGCCGCTCTGGCTCCAGTGGCGCGAGGCCGAGGGCAGCGGGAGCCAGCAGGTCATCTGGCCCGACGACCTCTCGACGACCGAGTATCAGTCCCCGCCGTGGGTCTGA